A region from the Vibrio navarrensis genome encodes:
- a CDS encoding dCMP deaminase family protein, translating to MISKWAKRFYQMAELVASWSKDPSTQVGAVITKQNRIVSVGFNGYPHGVSDSVDTDERELKYLKTLHAEENAILFSKRDLDGCDIWVTHFPCPNCAAKIIQTGIARVHCPEQSADFLSRWGDKIQVSQDMFNQAGVEVDWLPLADLNSDDVR from the coding sequence ATGATATCTAAATGGGCTAAGCGCTTTTACCAAATGGCAGAACTGGTGGCGTCATGGAGTAAAGATCCTTCCACACAGGTCGGCGCGGTTATTACCAAACAAAATCGTATTGTCTCAGTGGGTTTTAATGGCTATCCGCATGGTGTTTCCGACAGCGTTGACACCGATGAGCGAGAGCTGAAATATCTCAAAACCTTACACGCTGAAGAGAACGCCATCCTGTTTTCTAAACGAGATCTCGATGGTTGTGATATTTGGGTGACGCATTTTCCTTGCCCAAACTGTGCGGCGAAAATCATCCAAACAGGAATTGCGCGAGTACATTGCCCTGAGCAATCAGCCGATTTTCTCTCTCGCTGGGGAGATAAGATCCAAGTCAGCCAAGATATGTTTAATCAAGCGGGTGTTGAAGTGGACTGGCTACCGCTGGCCGACCTAAACAGCGATGACGTTCGTTAG